AGCGTAGCTCAACCGGCTCAACAAATTTAAGGAATATAAAAGAGTCCCAAATGATTATGCATTTCCACTTTGTATTGTGAAACAAATCATCCAGGCTCAAAGATCACAAACCGCTGAGCAGGTTGCTCAAAATAGGCAAAGCTGAACAGTATCGTAGTTCGTTATGCATGAAACCTTTTTCTGCTGCCCACTTCATACCTCCAGCGATTCGATGCGGATCTTTCAGTAAATGTGTCATTGCAAAAGTTCGAAAGGCTTTTTTGAGCTGATCGAATTAACAGAGTCCGCATCTCTCCCGGTTTTTCATGAGCTAGGTGACATCTACTATTTATCCGGCATAGAAGAATAACTAAGACCTTTCGGGATTCTAGGCCCTTCAGTCAACTCTTCCCAGATGAGTCTCTCAATCTTTGAAGGGCGTTCCGCGAAAAACATGTTTTCGAAGGAAAGCGTACCCTGAGCTGTTACAGGGGCCACAACTTGATCTGGACTGGGAGGAGCGTCTTGGTCCCCATATAGCCAGGTCATAAAAAAATAAGATCTCCTCTCGTCGGGGTGTACGACAAAAAAAGATGAGCCAAGGCTGTTTCTGAAAGCAATCTAGCTACAAGACCGTATACAGTGTCTCTGGAGGCCGTGTGAAAATTGGAAAAACAAGTGATTTACAATCAGCAGATTGTGGGTGTTCCTCATTTCTGTAGGCATGAAGCTAAATCTCATTTGGACATTGGAGCCGATTTGAGGTCGCTAATTTTAAAACGAGTTAGCTCTCTTTCCCTTGCTTGGATCTGCTTTGCGCGCGCAACTCTTCAAGTTCTTCTTTGCTAACTTTCTTAAGCCCTCGAGCCATGTTGGTGGCCACGTGCTTGCCTTTGCTGTCGAAGAGAAAGAGGTCGACCTTGGCTCCAGCCACTTTCAGCTCAGGAAATTGACATTCGAATTCCACGGGTTGGGTTTTCCCTTCTTTTAGGTCTCCCACTGGAAAGGTTCGAATGAGGGCCGCCTTTTTTAATGATCCATCTTTTTGGGCTACTTGAAGGCTTATAGACAAGGCGCCGTAAGCATCCTCAATGTTCTTCGTGGATATGAAGGTGCACTGGCCTTTGATCATATCCATGAACCCCAAGCCATTTAAATTGTCGATTTGATCGATGTTCTGGTTATAGCTGAGATCTTCTTGAGTATCTTCATTATTCCAGAGATCTCGTTGTTGGTTCTGAATCTCACTAAGCCGTGCACTGTCTCCAGCGGCAGTGGCGGAGAGTCTGTCAGAGGCGAGCGCAGCATGCTCAAAATCAAGCCCCATCTGATTTTGTAAATCCTCGGCTCCGACCTCGTTCATCGAATGTAGTGCACGGATCTCGGATTCTAAGGAGTGGAGGTTGAAACTAAATTCGGCTACCTCCGCGAACATGGTGCTGACAGCTAGAATGGGTTTTAGCCCAGCGGCCAATTTCGGGGAGGGCTTTATGTTCTTTCCTCCTGCCTGGTAGCGTTTTCCGTCGAAGCTTGTGATGGGAACCATTTCTCCCTTCACATCAACGCTCACTTTCCCGCTCAGGAAGAGGTAGTGAGATTTCTCAGAAGAAGAGGCGTTTTCTTGGCCATGGGCTAAAGAAATAGAAATGAGGAGTAGGCTGATAACAGTAATGTTTCTCATAATCGGGTAGATTTTTGCAGATTATTACCGTATCCAGATTCAATTTTGAGTCAAACGGCAAGGGAAACTTGGGAAGACTGCTGATAAAAACATTGCTCCTCATTTCAAGATTCTTCCACTATCGAGTAACCCTAGCCTTCAAGATCCCGTTACTCTTTGTGACGTCTCTTTTTAGTGCCATTTTCAGGACTCTCCTGGCTCTGGCACCATCATTTCAGTTTATATGACTCTTCTTAAATTACCTACGAAGGCTATCCCTCTATTATGTTTCATTCCAATGGTCCTGGCTGGCGCGACTTCGGTCGAAGTAGACAAGGCCATTGAGCTGTTGGAAAAACGCATCGAAATCAAAAAAGACACCGCGAAGTTGCGCAGCGATTGGGAGCTGGACCAGGCTGAACTCAAACAGGAGGAAAACTTGTTGGATGCAGAGCTTAAAGGCTTGGAAGAGAAGCTGGAAGTTCTACTTGGTATCAATAACGAGTTGCTAGCACGGGAAGACGTGGCCACCGGTTCGGCTGATGATCAGGATCGTATTTTGGAGCGTCTGAAAGAGAGCGCTGTGAATTATGAATCCTTGTTACTGAAACTTACACCTCGTCTACCGGATCCGCTGAGCACTCAGGTTAAAGATGAATTGGGCGAGGCGCCAGATCGGGAAATTAAAACTATAGGTGCCCGCTATCAGTCCCTCGTATCGGCGCTTAATCTGGTCCATCGTTTTAATCAGAAACCGTTTTTCACCAAGGAGTCTTATGAGGGGGGAGACGGAGCTAAGCAGTTGGATACCCTCTATTGGGGAATTGCCACGGGCTATCGGATTGATCCTTCCAACACAATTGCTCAAGTAGGGCATCCCGGGGACGATGCCTGGGTCTGGGAAGATGCGAACGATCACCTTGAAGGGATTCGCCAGGCCTTCTTTATTCATGAAGGCGTTGAGATCCCGGCCTTTATTCAACTTCCACTCAGGAGCTCTCATGAGTAGTCGCCTTTGGAAAACTTTTTTGGGTGTGGTCGGCATTGTAATTTTGTCGTGCTCAATCCTCCGTGCTCAAGAGCTCAACATCGCTGGAAAGAGCATCACGCTTGAAGCTCAGTTTGAGAAAGCTTTGGAGGAATACGAACAGCTATCGGCTGAGGTATCTAAAAAGAAATTGACCTTGGTTACCCCGCTGAACGGCAAGCGTATGCGAGTAAGTCAGCTGCGTAACCAAACGGACATGCTCTTGCTCAAGCGGTCAGAACGATTGAGCGTGGTTGAGCGTATCGAGGAACAAAATACAGGACAGGCTGATCAGATCGACTTTATTGACGCTCTCCTCGTGGATCACCTCTCCAATTTCGATACCTTGATTCATCCGGCTGAAGATCAGCTTTACCGACCAAGGTTTACTGAGTTGAGGAATAAGAAGAACGAAGGTGCTTCCCGTGAGGAGCAGATGCTGGCTCAGCTTGAAGTGATCGACCTGTCCTTCGAACGCATCGAAAAGGCCTTGGGCGGTTACAGCTTTGACGGCAAGGCGGTGAATGAGGCTGGCGATATTTTAGAAGGATCCATCAGCTTAACCGGACCGACAGCCTACTTTGCTGGAGGAGATAAACAGTCGGTTGGAGAACTGGAGTTTGAGACCAATTCCTTATTACCTGAGTTGAGCACTGTGCCTGACATAGCGATTGATCAAATCAATGCTCTGTCCTCTGGCGGCTCCACGGTTTTCCCCATCGATATCACTTTGGGACAGGCCAAAGAGTTTGGTCAAACGGAGTGGTCTCTTGGTCAGCATGTGGAGAAAGGGGGCATGGTTGGTTATGTCATTCTCGGGTTTGCCGCTGCGGCCTTGCTGATTGTGCTCGTCAAGATGCTCGACCTCTCCCGGGTACGTGGACTTCACAGTGTGCCCGTGGCCGACTTGATCGAACACCGATTGACTCAAGGCAACGACGAGGCGCTCGCCTTGGCAGAGAAGAAACCCTTTCCTGCCAACCGTGTGTTGTCAGTGGCATTAAAATATGCGGATCACCAAAGTGATGTGATAGAAGAGGTGATCATTGGTGAGATTCGCAATGTAAAGACTCGGCTTGAGCGCTTGCTTCCGTTCCTGGCTATCATTGCTGCCACCTCCCCGTTGATGGGCTTGCTGGGAACTGTGGTGGGTATGATTAAAACCTTTTCGCTGATCACCGTCTTTGGATCGGGTAATGCTCAATCGTTTTCCGCCGGCATTTCTGAAGCTTTAGTCACGACTGAGTTTGGGCTCATCGTAGCAATCCCGGCGTTGATCTTACATGGTGTGTTGTTGCGCTCAGCTCGAGAAAAGCTGGGGTCCCTGGAAGACCTCGCTTCTGAGTTTGTTATCTCCTTACAGGAATCGAGAAAGGAGAGTGCTTGATGACGACGGAATGGTTGGCTCCCTTTATAGAAGTGGCCGAAGCAGGAGGTCCTATCATTATTTGTATCTTTGTGCTCTCCATCCTCTTGTATGGAACCCTGTTGCGTGCGCTTCACCTGACTTTGACTACCTCGGCTCCTTACAAGGTGGTGAGGATTCAGGGGAACGCTCTTCCACCTAATGCTAAGCTGAATCGCTATTGGAGGAATTTGTCGGAAGGACTGGATGGCTTCAGCGACAACACCCATCTGGCTATCTCTTACCTGAAGTTTGCTCGACGGGGTATCCAGAGGTTGGTGACGTCCAAGTTGGCCCATATAAAAATTGCGATTGCTGCTGCACCGCTCCTGGGGTTGTTGGGAACCATTACCGGGATGATTCAAACCTTCTCAGCGTTGAGTACAGGTATGGGCGAAGATGCATCTAATCTGGTTGCAAGTGGAATTTCCAAGGCACTGCTCACCACCAATGCCGGATTGGTGGTGGCGATTCCCGCAATCTTTCTCACCTATCTGGTGCAGCGTCATTTGAACCGAACCCTGGCTGTTTTTGGAAGCCTGGAAACTCAATTTCTAAACGCGATGGAGGGCACGCGCTAGTATGATCCGAAATCGTGTCAGTAACCCGGACGGGGATTTCGACAGCGCGGAGATCAATTTATCTCCTTTGATCGACTGTGTGTTCATTCTTTTGATTTTCTATATTGTCACCACCGTTTTCATCGAGGAAACCGGAGTCGAAGTAAACAAACCGGAGGCCGCGGCCTCGACCCAGTTGGATAAGAAGAGCCTGCTCATTGCCATCACAGCTGAGAACAACGTCGTCTATGCGGGAACGGAGATCGGCATTTCCGGCGTGGCTGGAATCGTCAAACGTCAGATGGAGATCGCTGAGATCCCCGTGATAATCCAGGCCGATGAACGGGCCGACCATGGTGTATTTTCCCGCGTCTATGGAGAGGCTAAAGCAGCGGGGGCGACGAAAGTCAACTTTGCCACGGAGTATTGAATTCTTTGGGGAAACATATATGAAAGACTGGAATACAACCACACCATACACCTGGGGCCAAAAGCTGCTCCATGTGGTTATTGGCGTGTACGTATCGGCTGGTCTTTTCTACACCGTCTCCTTGAGTTTGAAAAATGACGCGAAGCCGGAGGAGCAAGTGAGTGCCTTCGTGACTCAATCAGTCCAGATCACGCCCCCCGAGCCTCCCGAAGTAGAGCAACCGGCGGATGAGCCGGACAACACCATATCCGCAAAGGTCGACTTTGCTTTGGCGCAGGACAATTTGGCCATCAAATTGTTGGCTTCCAACATTCGCCCAACACGTGCCCAGGATATCGTGCAGAAAGTGGACTTCGATCTATCCAAGTTTGAGGTGAAAGGTCGGGACATAAACGACATGGTCGTCTACGAGGGAAGGGAAGTCGATAAACGCCCGGAGCACATCTACCGCGTGATGCCGGATTTGAAAATTAAGAAACCCAAGGAAACCGTTCAGCTTATCTATGTAGTCAACGTCGACGGTACCGTGGGTGATACCTATGTGCTTGAAACCACGAATGCCCAGTTCAATGAGGAGGTTGTCGCATGCGTCAAAACATGGACTTATTCTCCTGCAGAGAAAAACGGCATGAAGGTGCGCTGTTGGGTAAAACAAAAAATCATTATCAACAAAGCCAGCTCCAGGTTTGGGTTGTAACTTTTATGGGGAATCAGAAAACAGTTCGTCTTATAGCTTTCGCAGCAGCAATCATGCTTTGTATCCCCTTGATGGGTACTGCGCAATCAATCAGTGTCGACAAGCCGATCACTGAGTCTGAGTTGGCGAAAAAAATCCAAGGCAGTTATGGGTTCCTGAGCAACCGCGAGCCTGCCTTGAATCAAGGAGAGTATGCGATCGTGGAGAAGTTCTTGCCTTTCCTGGAAGAGGATCCGGATTTTGCCCTGGAAATGATCGAGGGTTTGACGGCCAATAATCCTGACCTCTCTGCTTCTTTCGATTTTGTCCTGGGAAATCTTTACTATCAGTCTCAGCGTGAGCCGGACGCCTTACAGTCTTACAAGAAAGCCTTGGCAAAATACCCGGACTACATGCGTGCCTGGCGATCCATTGGTTGGATCAGTTTGTACGCGGAAGACTACGAGACCGCTTTGGACGCTTTCGGTAAAGCGATCAAGCTTGGTGATACTGAACCTGACACCTTTGGGCAGATTGGTTATTGTTACTACCTGCAGGGGGACCATATGGCAGCCCAGTCGGCCTACTCACAAGCGCTGCTCTACGATCCGACCAACCTGGATTGGATGCGGGGTAATCTGTCCTGCCACATTGCCTTGGGCAACAATGAGGCGGCTATTGTTATTTTGGAGAGCCTCACGCGCCGCCAGCCGGAAGAGGGCGAATTCTGGCGAACCTTGTCTAACCTCTACATTCAAGAGGAAGACTTTACCAAAGCAGCTGCTTGTATGGAGTTTCTGCGGATGACGAACGAAATGAATTTTGAGGAATACGACATGTTGGCGCGTGTTTACATCAACACGGAGTCCTTCGATCTCGCAGCCGAAGTGTTTATTGAGATGATCGCCAAGGGGCATGTCCCGGATGGCGATGCTTTACTCATTTGCGTCAATGGCCTCTACAAAAACCAGTGGGTCGACCTGGCCGATCGTTTAGACGATAGCCTAACGGCGGATGAGGATTCACTGTCGGATGAGAGCCGGGCGTTGTTGGTTCTGATCGGTTCAAAGCGGGCTGAGCTTGCTGGGGAGCTGTCGGAGGCCGAGCGGATCCTGACAAAAGGGCTTGAAATAGGAAAGCGATTGGGAGACATTCGACTTCGTTTGGGAATCGTCCAGTTTCAAAGTGGCCAATCTGAAGCTTCTTTGGAAACCCTAGCCCTTGCCGAGTCCCACGCATCATCTCGTCGAAATGCACTCATTGCGCAGGCGCAAATTCTTATGAGTATTCAATCTTACTATGCAGCGGGGGAGAAACTGGAAGTGGCCATTGCCGAGGGCGCTGGTGACCACGCGTCCAACCTTTACCAAGATTGTATGCACGCTGCTCGAAAACAAGAACTCGATCGAATCAGCCTGACTCACGGAACGCTCCAATAATCATTTTCCAACCCTGACCACAGAACCATACTAACATTAAACTAAATCAAATTATGAAAATCAGTATCGCTGCAGTTTGCTTATTGATCGTCTCAGTCATTGTTGGGACTGCTGAATCCGGACCTCATTATGTATTTCTAAGTGGTCAGATTAGTGCCGCGGTGAGTGAAGACTTTTATCCCATCGATACCTTTGACGGAGATCGCCTACGATTGGAAGGCATCAAGAAGCGCCTAAGACCGGCTGGGAATTTGCCGTGTCAGATGAAACCTATCGTCGCCATCAGTAATAAGTATGCGGAGGTGAGTAGCTTTAGCTATAGTTTCAACTCCAACAGAGCCGATATGACGGAACTGATGGCAATCAATGAGATGAATTCCGAACAGATGCGTTTTGAACAGGGGCAGAATTTTGAGCAAGCCACGCAGAACGGTACCTTTTTCGGAAACGGAGGCGGAGTGTCGCTAGAAGAGGGAGGAGGATCTCAGTCGTTTGAGAATAGTGCTCAGAGTGTAGATGAACTGGACCAGCTCTCGTATAATCAATCCATAGATGATCCTGATGCTTTTGGAGCTAATATCTTGCAGGATACGATCTCCCTGCGATTTGAGCTTCAACCGAGGCAGTCTATCGAAAATGCATATGCTGCTGTAGTACTTAGTTTCAAAGAGCAGAATGCCCAAAAGCGTTTGCAAGGAATTCGTCGCTCTGTGGTGCGTGTCATCCCCATAGGTGATATTGAATCCGGAGTTGCTCGACAAATGAAATCTACCTGTACCTTCCCTGAGCATAACATATCTGATGCCAAGGTGGATATTTTCCTCTTTGATGGAAATGGGGATCACGTAGCGACCAACATCGCCAAAGCGATCAAGGAGATTACACCTGAGCAGTTGGAGAAATTTCGCGAGCTTGAGAAACTTGAGTCAGCTGAGTCAGCCGGCTAAGCAAGGATACCATCGATCAGGTGACCGTGCACATCCGTGAGACGGAAATCACGTCCTTGGAATTTGTAGGTCAGGCGCTTGTGGTCGACACCGAGTAAGTACAACATGGTGGCATGCAGGTCGTGCACGGCTGTTGGATTCTCTTGCGCATTGTAACCAAAGTCGTCGGTCGCCCCATAAGTGGTGCCTCCCTTGATGCCTCCACCGGCTAGAAAGATGGAGAACCCTTTTATGTGGTGATCCCGGCCATCACCGCCACCACCCTGACTCATCGGGGTCCGGCCAAATTCGCCGCCCCAGATGATGAGGGTCTCACCCAGCATGCCTCGTTCTTTCAAGTCCTTGATTAACGCAGCGGTCGGTTGGTCAGCCAGATTAGAAACCGATGTAAAGTTCTTCTCGAGATTACTGTGATGATCCCAGCCGCGGTGGTAGAGTTGAATGAAACGCACGCCTCGCTCGGCCAAACGTCGTGCCATCAAGCAATTCGATGCATAGGAACCGTCGCCCGGAGTACAACCATAGCTCTCCAGAATATGCTGGGGTTCTTTTGAGAAATCGGCCAAGTCAGGCACGGAGGCCTGCATTTGAAAGGCGAGCTCGTATTGAGCGATGCGGGTTGCGATTTCGGGATCATGCCTTCGAGAGGCGAGGTGGTGGTTGAGGGAATTGATGGTTTCAACCAGGTCCCCCTGGGAACCGCGGCTGACACCGTCGGGATTTCCGACGTAATAGACCGGATCTCCCTTGGATTGTAGTTCTACGCCCTGGTGTTTGCTTGGCAGAAAGCCATTGTGCCATTGTTTGGCGGAAATGGGTTGCCCTTGGCCACCAGCTTCGGACGTAAGAACCACGTAACCGGGTAGATCGTTGGACAGGCTACCTAGACCGTAGAGGGTCCAGGCTCCCATGCTTGGGCGTCCTGGGATGATCGATCCCGTATTCATGAAGGTGTGGGCCGGGTCATGATTGATCTGCTCCGTATACATGGATCGGATCACCGCAATTTCATCGGCTAGACCCGCGATGTGCGGGAAGCGGTCGCTGATTTGCATGCCGCTTTGTCCATGGCGGGAAAACTTGAAAGTGGGGCCTTTAATCTTGAGCTCCGCACCCTGTAGCTGGGCGATCTGTTCACCGTCAGTCACTGATGCCGGCATGGCTTGTCCGTGTTGAGCTTCCAATACCGGTTTGTAATCGAAGGTTTCCAGGTGGGAGGGGCCACCAGCCATACACAGGTGGATGATTCGCTTCAC
This genomic stretch from Opitutia bacterium ISCC 52 harbors:
- a CDS encoding biopolymer transporter ExbD; protein product: MIRNRVSNPDGDFDSAEINLSPLIDCVFILLIFYIVTTVFIEETGVEVNKPEAAASTQLDKKSLLIAITAENNVVYAGTEIGISGVAGIVKRQMEIAEIPVIIQADERADHGVFSRVYGEAKAAGATKVNFATEY
- a CDS encoding DUF3450 domain-containing protein, which translates into the protein MTLLKLPTKAIPLLCFIPMVLAGATSVEVDKAIELLEKRIEIKKDTAKLRSDWELDQAELKQEENLLDAELKGLEEKLEVLLGINNELLAREDVATGSADDQDRILERLKESAVNYESLLLKLTPRLPDPLSTQVKDELGEAPDREIKTIGARYQSLVSALNLVHRFNQKPFFTKESYEGGDGAKQLDTLYWGIATGYRIDPSNTIAQVGHPGDDAWVWEDANDHLEGIRQAFFIHEGVEIPAFIQLPLRSSHE
- a CDS encoding energy transducer TonB, with the protein product MKDWNTTTPYTWGQKLLHVVIGVYVSAGLFYTVSLSLKNDAKPEEQVSAFVTQSVQITPPEPPEVEQPADEPDNTISAKVDFALAQDNLAIKLLASNIRPTRAQDIVQKVDFDLSKFEVKGRDINDMVVYEGREVDKRPEHIYRVMPDLKIKKPKETVQLIYVVNVDGTVGDTYVLETTNAQFNEEVVACVKTWTYSPAEKNGMKVRCWVKQKIIINKASSRFGL
- a CDS encoding tetratricopeptide repeat protein, with translation MGNQKTVRLIAFAAAIMLCIPLMGTAQSISVDKPITESELAKKIQGSYGFLSNREPALNQGEYAIVEKFLPFLEEDPDFALEMIEGLTANNPDLSASFDFVLGNLYYQSQREPDALQSYKKALAKYPDYMRAWRSIGWISLYAEDYETALDAFGKAIKLGDTEPDTFGQIGYCYYLQGDHMAAQSAYSQALLYDPTNLDWMRGNLSCHIALGNNEAAIVILESLTRRQPEEGEFWRTLSNLYIQEEDFTKAAACMEFLRMTNEMNFEEYDMLARVYINTESFDLAAEVFIEMIAKGHVPDGDALLICVNGLYKNQWVDLADRLDDSLTADEDSLSDESRALLVLIGSKRAELAGELSEAERILTKGLEIGKRLGDIRLRLGIVQFQSGQSEASLETLALAESHASSRRNALIAQAQILMSIQSYYAAGEKLEVAIAEGAGDHASNLYQDCMHAARKQELDRISLTHGTLQ
- a CDS encoding MotA/TolQ/ExbB proton channel family protein — protein: MSSRLWKTFLGVVGIVILSCSILRAQELNIAGKSITLEAQFEKALEEYEQLSAEVSKKKLTLVTPLNGKRMRVSQLRNQTDMLLLKRSERLSVVERIEEQNTGQADQIDFIDALLVDHLSNFDTLIHPAEDQLYRPRFTELRNKKNEGASREEQMLAQLEVIDLSFERIEKALGGYSFDGKAVNEAGDILEGSISLTGPTAYFAGGDKQSVGELEFETNSLLPELSTVPDIAIDQINALSSGGSTVFPIDITLGQAKEFGQTEWSLGQHVEKGGMVGYVILGFAAAALLIVLVKMLDLSRVRGLHSVPVADLIEHRLTQGNDEALALAEKKPFPANRVLSVALKYADHQSDVIEEVIIGEIRNVKTRLERLLPFLAIIAATSPLMGLLGTVVGMIKTFSLITVFGSGNAQSFSAGISEALVTTEFGLIVAIPALILHGVLLRSAREKLGSLEDLASEFVISLQESRKESA
- a CDS encoding DUF1501 domain-containing protein; amino-acid sequence: MSSFSEYATEVNRRTFLKKSLSSLGVVALGDLFATDAIGTSSPILGSEGLHHPAKVKRIIHLCMAGGPSHLETFDYKPVLEAQHGQAMPASVTDGEQIAQLQGAELKIKGPTFKFSRHGQSGMQISDRFPHIAGLADEIAVIRSMYTEQINHDPAHTFMNTGSIIPGRPSMGAWTLYGLGSLSNDLPGYVVLTSEAGGQGQPISAKQWHNGFLPSKHQGVELQSKGDPVYYVGNPDGVSRGSQGDLVETINSLNHHLASRRHDPEIATRIAQYELAFQMQASVPDLADFSKEPQHILESYGCTPGDGSYASNCLMARRLAERGVRFIQLYHRGWDHHSNLEKNFTSVSNLADQPTAALIKDLKERGMLGETLIIWGGEFGRTPMSQGGGGDGRDHHIKGFSIFLAGGGIKGGTTYGATDDFGYNAQENPTAVHDLHATMLYLLGVDHKRLTYKFQGRDFRLTDVHGHLIDGILA
- a CDS encoding MotA/TolQ/ExbB proton channel family protein translates to MTTEWLAPFIEVAEAGGPIIICIFVLSILLYGTLLRALHLTLTTSAPYKVVRIQGNALPPNAKLNRYWRNLSEGLDGFSDNTHLAISYLKFARRGIQRLVTSKLAHIKIAIAAAPLLGLLGTITGMIQTFSALSTGMGEDASNLVASGISKALLTTNAGLVVAIPAIFLTYLVQRHLNRTLAVFGSLETQFLNAMEGTR